One part of the Clostridium thermosuccinogenes genome encodes these proteins:
- a CDS encoding stalk domain-containing protein, producing the protein MKRFLSVIIVAVIMVSVLPVSHVSAYVTGTVGQYNTISAGGDHSMVIKTDGTLWAWGSVGYGQLGTDMRFDYRPFMGFAWQIVPDKVMDDVISVSAGDGFTMAIKNDHTLWAWGSNTLYDLGNDGESNVNNMDKYGREYSYQTIPIKIMDDVEAVSAGYNHTMAIKTDGTLWAWGHNDYGQFGNNEIGNFSDEGHRIQTTPVKIMDDVASVSTAYRVTMIIKTDGTLWACGNNQYGQIGNGGSGIQTTPVKIMDNVVSVSTSGYHTMAIKNDGSLWAWGKNEYHELGNGKGGTISKKHEYYEDIYVQEPIYERKPVKIMDNVAAVSAGYGFTMAIKTDGTLWAWGLNDRGQLGNGGKGDIKNDNTVVQTKPVKIMDNVASVSASQHHVLAVTMDGTLRSWGLNDSGQLGYNGVTDISKWGDYYQTVPKKVMSGVDADRAIAKPSTSAVLVDGRKISFDAYTINGSNYFKLRDLAAVLSGSEKQFDVTWDNANKAINLISGKPYTTVGGELTAGDGKSKIVARSKSKIYTDGVPVALRAYTINGNNYFKLRDVAKVFNFSVEWDGKTNTIVLDTSENYVD; encoded by the coding sequence ATGAAAAGGTTTTTAAGTGTTATTATTGTGGCTGTTATTATGGTTTCTGTTCTTCCTGTTTCTCATGTTTCGGCTTATGTGACTGGAACGGTTGGACAATACAATACCATTAGTGCAGGTGGAGACCATTCAATGGTGATAAAAACCGACGGCACGCTATGGGCATGGGGGAGCGTTGGATATGGCCAGCTTGGCACCGATATGAGATTCGATTATAGACCCTTTATGGGCTTTGCATGGCAGATAGTTCCGGATAAGGTAATGGATGATGTAATTTCGGTAAGCGCGGGCGATGGTTTTACCATGGCGATAAAGAATGATCATACACTTTGGGCGTGGGGAAGTAATACTTTATATGATCTAGGCAACGACGGTGAGAGCAATGTAAATAATATGGACAAATATGGCCGTGAGTATAGTTACCAGACCATACCAATAAAGATTATGGATGATGTGGAGGCAGTGAGCGCTGGTTATAACCATACCATGGCGATAAAAACCGACGGCACACTATGGGCGTGGGGTCACAACGATTACGGTCAGTTTGGCAATAATGAAATCGGTAATTTTAGCGATGAAGGACATAGAATACAAACCACTCCTGTAAAAATAATGGATGATGTTGCTTCAGTCAGCACAGCTTACCGGGTTACCATGATCATCAAAACCGACGGTACATTATGGGCTTGCGGCAATAATCAATACGGCCAGATTGGCAATGGTGGAAGCGGTATACAGACAACTCCGGTAAAAATAATGGATAATGTGGTTTCGGTAAGCACAAGCGGGTACCATACCATGGCGATAAAAAACGACGGTTCACTTTGGGCATGGGGTAAAAATGAATATCATGAACTGGGCAATGGAAAAGGTGGAACTATATCTAAAAAGCATGAATACTACGAAGATATTTATGTGCAAGAGCCTATTTATGAAAGAAAGCCTGTAAAAATCATGGACAATGTTGCTGCGGTAAGTGCAGGCTATGGCTTTACCATGGCCATAAAGACCGATGGAACGCTTTGGGCGTGGGGACTTAATGATCGCGGCCAGCTTGGCAATGGTGGTAAAGGAGACATTAAAAATGATAATACTGTTGTGCAGACCAAGCCGGTGAAAATAATGGATAATGTGGCTTCGGTAAGCGCAAGTCAACATCATGTTTTGGCAGTGACGATGGATGGCACGCTTAGGTCATGGGGTTTAAATGATAGTGGACAGCTTGGATATAACGGTGTTACTGATATATCAAAATGGGGTGATTACTATCAGACAGTTCCCAAAAAGGTTATGAGCGGTGTCGATGCCGACAGAGCCATTGCCAAACCCTCAACCTCAGCTGTCCTTGTTGATGGAAGAAAAATATCCTTTGACGCGTATACTATAAACGGTAGCAACTATTTTAAACTGCGTGACCTTGCAGCCGTTTTGAGTGGATCGGAGAAACAGTTTGACGTGACTTGGGATAATGCAAACAAAGCAATCAACCTCATATCAGGAAAGCCATACACTACGGTAGGCGGAGAGTTGACTGCCGGCGATGGTAAATCTAAAATTGTTGCGCGCAGTAAATCGAAGATATATACGGATGGGGTGCCGGTTGCACTTCGGGCCTATACCATCAACGGCAATAACTACTTCAAGCTGCGTGATGTTGCGAAGGTATTTAACTTTAGTGTTGAGTGGGATGGAAAAACCAATACAATCGTACTTGACACATCGGAAAATTATGTGGACTAA
- the tnpA gene encoding IS66 family insertion sequence element accessory protein TnpA: MDKITNAKTEFRLKQWSKIIQACQTSGMTVVSWCSQNNVKIKSYYYWLRRIRTLACETGSLVPQKPEQEIVPVPFHQTKVSAAVTIHLPSFCVDIHDGTSRETIEAVLSALKSIC, encoded by the coding sequence ATGGATAAAATCACAAATGCCAAAACTGAATTCCGACTCAAGCAGTGGAGCAAGATTATCCAAGCCTGCCAAACCAGTGGAATGACAGTTGTCAGTTGGTGCAGCCAGAACAATGTAAAAATTAAATCGTACTACTACTGGCTGCGAAGAATCCGCACCTTGGCGTGTGAGACCGGATCACTTGTACCTCAGAAACCGGAACAAGAAATTGTCCCAGTACCATTTCACCAGACAAAGGTATCTGCAGCAGTCACAATCCACTTGCCTTCTTTTTGTGTTGATATACATGACGGAACTTCCAGAGAAACCATCGAGGCAGTTCTGTCGGCATTGAAAAGCATATGTTAG
- a CDS encoding phage head-tail adapter protein translates to MDKEWSEMNKAMQKQLCKASFPEGINTLLQLRETLMQEAVSWRDELEEKDYYAIPFINAEGYHSKTIAYSLWHIFRIEDIVVNTLIKNDGQVFFKGNYQKRMNSPIITTGNELVKEQISEFSKCLNLDALYEYIAAVKASTDEWLKSIDSAELRRKFGETDKRRILDLNVVSSDERAIWLVDYWCNKDVKGLIQMPLSRHWIMHVEASLRIKNRIKR, encoded by the coding sequence TTGGACAAAGAATGGTCGGAAATGAACAAGGCAATGCAAAAGCAGCTGTGCAAGGCATCGTTCCCGGAAGGAATAAATACGCTTTTGCAGCTTCGGGAAACACTGATGCAGGAGGCTGTTTCCTGGAGAGATGAGCTGGAAGAAAAAGATTATTACGCAATTCCATTTATAAATGCCGAAGGTTATCATAGCAAGACTATTGCATATTCCCTGTGGCACATCTTCAGAATTGAGGATATTGTCGTTAATACGTTGATTAAAAATGACGGGCAGGTTTTCTTTAAGGGGAATTATCAGAAGAGAATGAATTCACCTATTATTACAACAGGAAATGAGCTTGTAAAAGAACAGATTTCCGAATTTTCAAAGTGCTTGAATTTGGATGCTTTGTATGAATATATCGCAGCAGTGAAAGCATCCACTGATGAATGGCTGAAATCAATTGATTCCGCTGAGCTTAGAAGAAAGTTTGGTGAAACGGATAAACGTAGAATCCTGGACCTGAATGTTGTAAGTTCAGATGAACGGGCAATATGGCTGGTTGATTACTGGTGCAATAAGGATGTCAAGGGACTGATACAAATGCCTTTATCAAGACACTGGATTATGCATGTGGAGGCAAGCCTTCGGATTAAGAATAGGATTAAGAGGTAA
- a CDS encoding AAA family ATPase has protein sequence MDVVPSTAKKIIESYGGKSLHEQSHGESFLSLFLNRFRGNGFYILDEPEAALSVQRQLTFVSRLHELVKNNSQFVMATHSPIILSYPNSIIYEIGECGLNIVKYEDTEQFQFMKLFVNNYPSILKRIMD, from the coding sequence ATGGATGTTGTGCCATCAACAGCAAAAAAGATAATCGAATCATATGGCGGGAAATCACTCCATGAACAGTCCCATGGGGAATCATTCCTTTCGCTTTTCTTAAACAGGTTCAGAGGAAATGGGTTTTACATTTTAGATGAACCAGAAGCTGCTCTTTCAGTGCAAAGGCAATTAACGTTTGTTTCCCGTTTACATGAGCTGGTTAAAAATAATTCTCAGTTTGTGATGGCGACCCATTCCCCGATCATATTATCTTATCCCAATTCGATAATATATGAAATAGGAGAATGCGGCTTAAATATAGTAAAATATGAGGATACAGAACAATTTCAATTCATGAAGCTATTTGTAAACAATTATCCCAGTATCCTTAAAAGAATAATGGATTGA
- a CDS encoding NAD(P)H-dependent oxidoreductase, translated as MKVLVISDASDTSKLGMKIKQELKDFLQKNGHKVSVYDIQTQDMHHCVGCFGCWIKTPGECVYKDISTDINKEYIGSNIAIFVSPVKYGCYTPAIRRTLDRMLPNILPFFKKVNGEMHHAPRYKKYPRFVVFGYGEDITSDEEDTFRSLCDANAMNFQVRKAQTYICRNETELEGRLNSLDKYIRSVRCNE; from the coding sequence ATGAAGGTTTTGGTAATAAGTGATGCCTCAGATACTAGCAAACTTGGGATGAAGATAAAACAAGAATTAAAGGATTTTCTTCAAAAGAATGGTCATAAGGTTTCCGTATATGACATTCAAACACAGGATATGCATCACTGTGTGGGCTGTTTCGGATGCTGGATCAAAACCCCGGGGGAATGTGTATACAAGGATATTAGCACTGATATAAACAAAGAATATATCGGAAGTAATATAGCCATATTTGTATCCCCGGTGAAATATGGTTGCTACACTCCGGCTATTCGAAGAACTCTGGATCGGATGCTACCCAATATCCTACCCTTTTTCAAAAAAGTCAATGGTGAGATGCATCATGCCCCCCGTTACAAGAAATATCCCAGATTCGTCGTATTTGGATACGGAGAAGATATTACCAGCGATGAGGAAGATACCTTTAGGTCCCTGTGCGATGCCAATGCAATGAACTTTCAGGTAAGAAAAGCTCAAACATATATCTGCAGAAATGAAACAGAACTGGAGGGCAGATTGAACTCTCTTGACAAGTATATAAGGAGTGTGAGGTGCAATGAATAA
- a CDS encoding NAD(P)H-dependent oxidoreductase, whose amino-acid sequence MNKVCFVNGSPRGKNSASKRLIDKVVEMLDKQTTQVHEICVMESLKHNTAEKDFALMRTMNSIIFVFPLYIDAIPSSLLEYMYAFDEYLTSHPQTTECLPPRVYSIINNGFLEGTQNINALQIMAHYAKRIGYRWRFGIGIGAGEYIKQNMDAITMNNGLNRNIFNALVKLATELESQEIIQHSNIMTNPSMPKFLYMFLANRYWTGQSKSSRKSLCKKVWTES is encoded by the coding sequence ATGAATAAAGTATGTTTTGTAAATGGAAGCCCTAGAGGTAAAAATAGCGCATCTAAACGTCTGATTGATAAAGTGGTTGAAATGCTCGACAAGCAAACAACTCAAGTTCATGAAATTTGTGTTATGGAGAGTTTAAAGCATAACACAGCGGAAAAGGATTTTGCACTAATGAGGACAATGAACTCCATCATATTTGTATTCCCCCTCTATATTGATGCAATCCCATCAAGCCTGCTGGAGTATATGTATGCGTTTGATGAATATCTCACCAGCCATCCGCAAACAACAGAGTGCCTTCCTCCAAGAGTATACTCAATTATAAACAACGGTTTTCTCGAAGGGACACAGAATATTAATGCCCTTCAAATTATGGCTCACTATGCAAAACGGATTGGCTATAGGTGGAGATTTGGCATAGGCATTGGTGCCGGGGAATATATAAAGCAAAACATGGATGCAATCACGATGAATAATGGGTTAAATCGCAATATCTTCAATGCTTTGGTTAAACTAGCAACTGAGCTGGAAAGCCAGGAAATCATTCAACACAGCAATATTATGACAAACCCTTCAATGCCCAAGTTTCTCTATATGTTTTTAGCTAACCGTTACTGGACAGGTCAATCTAAAAGTTCAAGAAAAAGCTTATGCAAAAAAGTATGGACTGAGAGTTAA
- a CDS encoding polysaccharide deacetylase family protein — translation MNGFHTLMYHEIIDREGYDRQQYKGIKVKQDYHDVLPEELFCFKDEFEKQMAYLYENGYTTLTIKQVIDFYYNDKPIPEKSVLLTFDDAYKSVLLNAYPILKKYNFNAVSFVVLGWLFDEAQEYTKDYSVCMSKDELLSMDDVFEYCNHTNLLHTRKGMESALQTEDKDIILEDLNRCEAFVTTKKVFAYPFGLYKKENIDWLMEFGTLLAFTSFDGFNTKETNPLELHRNACLLQYSIDDFIKMLEV, via the coding sequence ATGAATGGATTTCATACATTAATGTACCATGAAATAATTGATAGAGAAGGATACGACAGACAGCAATACAAAGGGATCAAAGTAAAACAAGATTATCACGATGTTCTTCCTGAAGAGCTTTTTTGCTTTAAGGATGAATTTGAAAAACAGATGGCCTATCTATATGAGAATGGATATACTACTCTGACAATAAAGCAAGTGATTGATTTTTATTATAATGACAAACCAATCCCAGAAAAGTCTGTTCTTCTGACTTTTGATGATGCTTACAAATCGGTGCTGTTAAATGCTTATCCAATTCTGAAGAAATATAATTTTAATGCGGTTAGTTTCGTAGTATTAGGCTGGCTTTTTGATGAAGCACAAGAGTATACGAAGGATTACTCCGTTTGCATGTCCAAGGATGAGCTTTTAAGCATGGACGACGTCTTTGAATACTGTAATCATACTAATTTGCTTCATACTAGAAAAGGAATGGAATCTGCTTTACAAACTGAAGACAAAGATATCATCCTGGAGGACTTAAACAGGTGCGAAGCCTTTGTTACAACAAAGAAGGTATTTGCATATCCTTTTGGCCTCTATAAAAAGGAGAACATAGACTGGTTAATGGAATTTGGCACCCTTCTTGCTTTTACTTCTTTTGACGGTTTCAACACGAAGGAAACGAATCCCTTGGAGCTTCATAGAAATGCATGCCTGCTTCAATATAGTATCGATGATTTTATAAAAATGCTGGAGGTATAA
- a CDS encoding AAA family ATPase: protein MGIIICGLNGSGKSTLGKALAEKLNYNFIDIEDLYFSKTDQNYIYASPRTREEVEKLLLCEIKANENFVLASVKGDYGEAIYPFLQYIVLIDVPKDIRMQRVKNRSFQKFGSRMMPGGDLYEQEKRFFDLVESRTESMVEEWVNTINCPVIRVDGTKPIEENLSYIIGQISR, encoded by the coding sequence ATGGGAATTATAATATGTGGCTTAAATGGCTCCGGAAAAAGTACATTGGGAAAAGCCCTTGCAGAGAAGTTAAACTACAATTTTATTGATATAGAAGACCTATATTTCAGCAAGACAGATCAAAATTATATCTACGCCTCTCCACGTACGCGAGAAGAGGTTGAAAAGCTCCTTCTATGTGAAATTAAAGCAAATGAAAATTTCGTTCTTGCGTCTGTAAAAGGTGATTATGGAGAAGCTATTTATCCGTTCTTACAGTATATTGTATTGATTGATGTTCCAAAAGACATACGCATGCAGCGTGTTAAAAATCGTTCTTTTCAGAAATTCGGCAGCCGAATGATGCCAGGCGGGGATTTATATGAGCAAGAAAAACGATTCTTTGATCTTGTTGAGTCCAGAACTGAAAGTATGGTTGAAGAATGGGTAAATACTATTAATTGCCCTGTCATTCGAGTTGACGGAACCAAACCTATTGAAGAAAACTTAAGTTATATCATAGGGCAAATATCACGATAA
- the tnpB gene encoding IS66 family insertion sequence element accessory protein TnpB (TnpB, as the term is used for proteins encoded by IS66 family insertion elements, is considered an accessory protein, since TnpC, encoded by a neighboring gene, is a DDE family transposase.) codes for MLGDITRAEDIYIVCGYSDMRKSIDGLAAIIKETFGMDPFSPSLFLFCGRRRDRLKALFWEGDGFVLLYKRLENGNFKWPRTPEQARRLTQQEFRWLMEGLTIDQPKAIRKARTGEIY; via the coding sequence ATGTTAGGCGATATTACAAGGGCAGAAGATATCTACATTGTCTGCGGGTACTCAGACATGAGAAAGTCAATTGATGGATTAGCGGCTATTATCAAAGAGACATTTGGCATGGATCCCTTTTCTCCGAGCCTGTTCCTCTTCTGTGGGAGACGTCGTGATCGTCTCAAAGCTCTCTTCTGGGAAGGAGACGGTTTTGTACTGCTATATAAGCGTCTTGAGAATGGGAACTTTAAATGGCCCCGTACACCGGAGCAAGCAAGACGGCTTACCCAGCAGGAATTCCGGTGGCTGATGGAGGGTCTGACGATAGATCAACCCAAAGCAATACGAAAAGCAAGAACAGGCGAAATCTACTGA
- the brnQ gene encoding branched-chain amino acid transport system II carrier protein → MKEKLGFKSNLLIGSLLFGLFFGAGNLIFPVQMGQLAGKNTLHATIGFLITGVGLPLLGVIAATLAQSVNLFDLAKPVGRIYPVLFTCMLYLTIGPLFAIPRTATVAFEVGLNPFIDEKHLQIGLFVFSLIFFAVTLYFSLKPGRILDWVGKYLTPIFVVLLSILLIATYVSPMGQASQYAPQRDYIAKPFFTGLLNGYNTMDALASLAFAIVIISNIERLGVKNPKRKAIETCKSGLVCLVGMSAIYASLAYMGATSLGSVSSADNGGKIMSMVSEHYFGFIGKVLLAAIVTVACLKTAIGLITSCSQMFNEMFPKSISYNKYALIFTFFSFIIANFGLNKIIQLSLPVLMFLYPLAIVLIILSLLTPIINKQREIYRWTTTLTVIAASFDFCNALPAGLKETPIIKAIIDFAHMYLPGFDYGFGWIIPALGGFVIGAIICRAHAKAGNKNM, encoded by the coding sequence ATGAAAGAAAAGCTTGGTTTTAAATCGAATTTATTAATAGGGTCATTATTATTTGGGCTATTTTTTGGGGCAGGCAATTTGATATTTCCTGTTCAAATGGGGCAGTTGGCCGGTAAAAACACATTACATGCGACAATTGGATTTTTAATTACCGGAGTAGGGCTTCCATTGTTAGGAGTTATTGCAGCAACCCTTGCTCAAAGCGTAAATTTATTTGATTTAGCAAAGCCTGTTGGCAGGATATATCCAGTTTTATTTACATGTATGCTGTATTTAACCATTGGACCTTTATTTGCTATTCCACGCACTGCAACTGTTGCATTTGAGGTAGGTTTGAACCCTTTTATTGATGAGAAACATCTTCAAATTGGATTATTTGTATTTTCATTAATCTTCTTTGCTGTTACCCTTTATTTTTCACTTAAGCCGGGAAGGATTCTGGATTGGGTTGGCAAATATCTTACTCCTATTTTTGTGGTACTTTTATCAATATTGTTAATTGCGACGTATGTAAGTCCCATGGGACAAGCAAGTCAATATGCACCACAGAGGGATTACATTGCTAAACCATTTTTCACAGGGTTATTAAATGGGTATAACACCATGGATGCTTTAGCTTCCCTGGCTTTTGCAATTGTTATTATTTCAAATATTGAGAGATTAGGAGTAAAAAATCCAAAACGGAAAGCAATTGAAACCTGTAAGTCTGGTTTAGTGTGTCTTGTTGGGATGAGCGCCATTTATGCATCATTAGCTTATATGGGAGCAACAAGCTTAGGCAGCGTCAGCAGTGCTGACAACGGAGGGAAAATTATGTCCATGGTTAGTGAGCATTATTTTGGTTTCATAGGTAAAGTATTGCTGGCTGCAATAGTAACGGTTGCCTGTTTGAAAACAGCAATAGGTTTAATTACTTCATGCTCTCAGATGTTTAACGAAATGTTTCCAAAATCAATCTCATACAATAAATATGCTTTAATATTTACCTTTTTTTCTTTTATAATTGCTAATTTTGGATTAAATAAAATCATCCAGCTGTCTTTGCCTGTACTTATGTTTCTCTATCCACTGGCAATTGTTTTGATCATATTATCATTATTAACGCCAATTATCAATAAGCAAAGAGAGATATATAGGTGGACAACTACATTAACAGTTATTGCAGCATCTTTCGATTTTTGTAATGCATTACCGGCAGGTTTGAAAGAAACCCCAATTATTAAGGCCATAATTGATTTTGCTCACATGTATTTGCCGGGATTTGACTATGGATTTGGTTGGATCATACCAGCACTAGGGGGATTTGTTATAGGAGCAATTATATGTAGAGCTCACGCCAAAGCTGGCAACAAGAATATGTAG